The following coding sequences are from one Eucalyptus grandis isolate ANBG69807.140 chromosome 11, ASM1654582v1, whole genome shotgun sequence window:
- the LOC104425232 gene encoding plasmodesmata-located protein 2 isoform X2 gives MSLLLSRISLREFCFFVVVLLLLWLSPAEPSSDYTDLVFKGCAQQKVPDPTDAFAQNLKSLLSNLTSQASQKTYYSTAVGDGATAVSGLFQCRGDLTAAQCGDCIGKTPDLARKLCGGAVPAARVQLKGCYLKYRISGFQEAPDTDVMFKVCGSEKDRGFGAKREAAFGMVESGVVDGGGFYTGTYGNVYVLGQCEGDAVIGGDCEGCVKRALERVGADCGEAISGQVYMNKCYVSFSYYPNGVPGVSSPSSSLAGEGSGGSGGGGGAGHTQKTVAVVVGGVAAAGFGIVCLLFAKSLFKKRDAYRYES, from the exons ATGAGCTTGCTTCTGTCTCGAATTAGCCTCCGCGAGTTCTGCTTCttcgtcgtcgtcctcctcctcctctggcTGTCGCCCGCTGAGCCCTCTTCCGACTACACCGACCTGGTCTTCAAGGGCTGCGCCCAACAGAAGGTCCCAGACCCGACCGACGCTTTCGCCCAGAACCTCAAATCCCTCCTCTCCAATCTCACCTCGCAGGCCTCCCAGAAGACCTACTACTCCACCGCCGTCGGCGATGGCGCAACGGCCGTCTCCGGGCTCTTCCAGTGCAGGGGCGACCTCACCGCCGCCCAGTGCGGCGACTGCATCGGCAAGACGCCCGACCTGGCTCGGAAGCTCTGCGGGGGCGCCGTTCCCGCCGCGAGGGTCCAGCTCAAAGGGTGCTACCTGAAGTACCGGATCAGCGGCTTCCAGGAGGCGCCGGACACAGACGTGATGTTCAAAGTCTGCGGGTCGGAGAAGGACCGCGGGTTCGGGGCGAAGAGGGAGGCGGCGTTCGGGATGGTGGAGAGCGGGGTGGTCGACGGCGGCGGGTTCTATACGGGGACCTACGGGAATGTGTACGTGTTGGGACAGTGCGAGGGGGACGCTGTGATCGGCGGCGACTGCGAGGGGTGCGTGAAGAGGGCGTTGGAGAGAGTGGGGGCGGATTGCGGCGAGGCAATTTCAGGGCAGGTGTACATGAACAAGTGCTACGTGAGCTTCAGCTACTACCCCAATGGCGTCCCCGGCGTCTCTTCTCCGTCGTCGTCGCTGGCCG GGGAAGGCagtggcggcagcggcggcggtggcggcgccgGCCACACGCAGAAGACGGTGGCAGTGGTGGTAGGGGGAGTGGCCGCCGCGGGGTTCGGGATCGTCTGCTTGCTCTTTGCGAAGTCGCTGTTCAAGAAGCGGGACGCCTACCGGTACGAGAGTTGA
- the LOC104425232 gene encoding plasmodesmata-located protein 2 isoform X1, with amino-acid sequence MSLLLSRISLREFCFFVVVLLLLWLSPAEPSSDYTDLVFKGCAQQKVPDPTDAFAQNLKSLLSNLTSQASQKTYYSTAVGDGATAVSGLFQCRGDLTAAQCGDCIGKTPDLARKLCGGAVPAARVQLKGCYLKYRISGFQEAPDTDVMFKVCGSEKDRGFGAKREAAFGMVESGVVDGGGFYTGTYGNVYVLGQCEGDAVIGGDCEGCVKRALERVGADCGEAISGQVYMNKCYVSFSYYPNGVPGVSSPSSSLAGTGEGSGGSGGGGGAGHTQKTVAVVVGGVAAAGFGIVCLLFAKSLFKKRDAYRYES; translated from the exons ATGAGCTTGCTTCTGTCTCGAATTAGCCTCCGCGAGTTCTGCTTCttcgtcgtcgtcctcctcctcctctggcTGTCGCCCGCTGAGCCCTCTTCCGACTACACCGACCTGGTCTTCAAGGGCTGCGCCCAACAGAAGGTCCCAGACCCGACCGACGCTTTCGCCCAGAACCTCAAATCCCTCCTCTCCAATCTCACCTCGCAGGCCTCCCAGAAGACCTACTACTCCACCGCCGTCGGCGATGGCGCAACGGCCGTCTCCGGGCTCTTCCAGTGCAGGGGCGACCTCACCGCCGCCCAGTGCGGCGACTGCATCGGCAAGACGCCCGACCTGGCTCGGAAGCTCTGCGGGGGCGCCGTTCCCGCCGCGAGGGTCCAGCTCAAAGGGTGCTACCTGAAGTACCGGATCAGCGGCTTCCAGGAGGCGCCGGACACAGACGTGATGTTCAAAGTCTGCGGGTCGGAGAAGGACCGCGGGTTCGGGGCGAAGAGGGAGGCGGCGTTCGGGATGGTGGAGAGCGGGGTGGTCGACGGCGGCGGGTTCTATACGGGGACCTACGGGAATGTGTACGTGTTGGGACAGTGCGAGGGGGACGCTGTGATCGGCGGCGACTGCGAGGGGTGCGTGAAGAGGGCGTTGGAGAGAGTGGGGGCGGATTGCGGCGAGGCAATTTCAGGGCAGGTGTACATGAACAAGTGCTACGTGAGCTTCAGCTACTACCCCAATGGCGTCCCCGGCGTCTCTTCTCCGTCGTCGTCGCTGGCCG GAACAGGGGAAGGCagtggcggcagcggcggcggtggcggcgccgGCCACACGCAGAAGACGGTGGCAGTGGTGGTAGGGGGAGTGGCCGCCGCGGGGTTCGGGATCGTCTGCTTGCTCTTTGCGAAGTCGCTGTTCAAGAAGCGGGACGCCTACCGGTACGAGAGTTGA